From Streptomyces chrestomyceticus JCM 4735, one genomic window encodes:
- a CDS encoding thiamine ABC transporter substrate binding subunit, whose translation MSTTRRITVTALAVAAGMTALAACGSGGSGGDKDPKTVTLVSHDSFNVSKSVLAEFTEQTGYKVDVLKGGDAGKAVNQAILSKGNPQGDVFFGIDNTLLSRGLKEGIFSPYQAKGLESVPAELQLDQAEHRVTPVDYGDTCVNYDRAYFAEHKIAPPETFDDLLEPEYKGLLITENSATSSPGLAFQLGTVAKYGESGWQDYWKKLKANGVEVVDGWEQAYNERFSGSAAGKGKGDKPLVVSYASSPPVEVLGKKPEPKEAPTGVAAGTCFRQVEFAGLLKGAKNEKGGKALLDFLLSKKFQEDVPLQMFVNPARKDAKVPELFTKYGRKIDKPETVAPEAITKNREQWIKQWSSLVLK comes from the coding sequence GTGAGCACCACCAGAAGGATCACCGTCACGGCGCTGGCCGTCGCGGCCGGCATGACGGCGCTCGCCGCGTGCGGGTCCGGCGGCAGCGGCGGCGACAAGGATCCGAAGACCGTCACGCTCGTCAGCCATGACTCCTTCAACGTCTCGAAGTCCGTACTGGCGGAGTTCACCGAGCAGACCGGCTACAAGGTCGACGTGCTCAAGGGCGGGGACGCGGGCAAGGCCGTCAACCAGGCGATCCTGTCCAAGGGGAACCCGCAGGGTGATGTCTTCTTCGGTATCGACAACACGCTGCTGTCGCGGGGGCTGAAGGAAGGGATCTTCAGCCCGTACCAGGCCAAGGGGCTGGAGAGCGTCCCGGCCGAGTTGCAGCTCGACCAGGCCGAGCACCGGGTGACGCCCGTCGACTACGGCGACACCTGCGTCAACTACGACCGGGCCTACTTCGCCGAGCACAAGATCGCGCCGCCGGAGACCTTCGACGACCTGCTCGAGCCCGAGTACAAGGGGCTGCTGATCACCGAGAACTCCGCCACGTCGTCGCCGGGGCTCGCCTTCCAGCTCGGCACCGTCGCCAAGTACGGCGAGTCCGGCTGGCAGGACTACTGGAAGAAGCTCAAGGCCAACGGCGTCGAGGTCGTGGACGGCTGGGAGCAGGCGTACAACGAGCGCTTCTCGGGCTCGGCGGCAGGCAAGGGCAAGGGCGACAAGCCCCTGGTGGTCTCGTACGCGTCGAGCCCGCCGGTGGAGGTGCTGGGCAAGAAGCCGGAGCCGAAGGAGGCGCCCACCGGTGTCGCGGCCGGCACCTGCTTCCGGCAGGTCGAGTTCGCGGGCCTGCTCAAGGGCGCCAAGAACGAGAAGGGCGGCAAGGCGCTGCTGGACTTCCTGCTGAGCAAGAAGTTCCAGGAGGACGTGCCGCTCCAGATGTTCGTCAACCCGGCGCGTAAGGACGCGAAGGTGCCGGAGCTGTTCACCAAGTACGGCCGGAAGATCGACAAGCCGGAGACGGTGGCTCCGGAGGCGATCACCAAGAACCGCGAACAGTGGATCAAGCAGTGGTCCTCGCTCGTCCTGAAGTGA
- the rlmN gene encoding 23S rRNA (adenine(2503)-C(2))-methyltransferase RlmN, whose product MPKPGELTFVAPRGAKKPPRHLADLTPAERREAVAAAGEKPFRAKQLSQHYFARYAHDPAEWTDIPAAAREKLASELLPELMSVVRHISCDDDTTRKTLWKLHDGTLVESVLMRYPDRVTMCISSQAGCGMNCPFCATGQAGLDRNLSTAEIVHQIVDGMRALRDGEVPGGPARLSNIVFMGMGEPLANYKRVVGAIRRLTDPEPDGVGLSQRGITVSTVGLVPAMLRFADEGLKCRLAVSLHAPDDELRDTLVPVNTRWKVREVLDAAWEYAEKSGRRISIEYALIRDINDQAWRGDLLGRLLKGRRVHVNLIPLNPTPGSKWTASRPEDEKAFVEAIAAHGVPVTVRDTRGQEIDGACGQLAASER is encoded by the coding sequence ATGCCTAAGCCCGGAGAACTCACTTTCGTCGCGCCGCGTGGGGCCAAGAAGCCCCCGCGGCACCTTGCCGATCTCACCCCCGCCGAGCGGCGCGAAGCCGTGGCCGCGGCCGGTGAGAAGCCGTTCCGTGCCAAGCAGCTATCGCAGCACTACTTCGCGCGGTACGCGCACGACCCGGCGGAGTGGACGGACATCCCGGCCGCGGCGCGGGAGAAGCTGGCGTCGGAGCTGCTGCCCGAGCTGATGAGTGTGGTGCGGCACATCTCGTGCGACGACGACACCACCCGTAAGACGCTGTGGAAGCTGCACGACGGGACGCTCGTGGAGTCCGTGCTGATGCGCTACCCGGACCGCGTCACGATGTGCATCTCGTCGCAGGCCGGGTGCGGCATGAACTGTCCGTTCTGTGCGACGGGGCAGGCGGGGCTGGACCGGAACCTCTCCACCGCCGAGATCGTTCATCAGATCGTCGACGGTATGCGTGCGCTGCGTGACGGTGAGGTGCCGGGGGGTCCGGCCCGGCTGTCCAACATCGTCTTCATGGGCATGGGCGAGCCGCTGGCGAACTACAAGCGGGTCGTGGGCGCGATCCGGCGGCTGACCGACCCCGAGCCCGACGGGGTGGGCCTGTCCCAGCGGGGCATCACGGTGTCCACGGTCGGTCTGGTCCCGGCGATGCTGCGGTTCGCGGACGAGGGCCTGAAGTGCCGGCTCGCGGTGTCGCTGCACGCGCCGGACGACGAGCTGCGCGACACGCTCGTACCGGTCAACACGCGCTGGAAGGTGCGTGAGGTGCTGGACGCGGCCTGGGAGTACGCGGAGAAGTCCGGGCGCCGGATCTCGATCGAGTACGCCCTGATCCGGGACATCAACGACCAGGCGTGGCGCGGTGACCTGCTGGGACGCCTGCTCAAGGGCAGGCGGGTCCATGTGAACCTGATCCCGCTGAATCCGACGCCCGGGTCCAAGTGGACGGCGTCCCGTCCCGAGGACGAGAAGGCGTTCGTGGAGGCCATCGCCGCGCACGGCGTGCCGGTGACCGTCCGCGACACGCGCGGGCAGGAGATCGACGGCGCCTGCGGGCAGCTCGCCGCCTCGGAGCGCTGA
- the frr gene encoding ribosome recycling factor, translating to MIEEILLEAEEKMEKAVVVAKEDFAAIRTGRAHPAMFNKIVADYYGAMTPINQLASFSVPEPRMAVVTPFDKSALRNIEQAIRDSDLGVNPSNDGNIIRVNFPELTEERRREFIKVAKNKAEDSKISIRSIRRKAKETLDKLVKDKESGEDEVRRAEKELDDTTAKYVAQVDELLKHKESELLEV from the coding sequence GTGATCGAAGAGATCCTCCTCGAGGCCGAGGAGAAGATGGAGAAGGCCGTCGTGGTCGCCAAGGAGGACTTCGCCGCGATTCGCACCGGGCGTGCGCACCCGGCGATGTTCAACAAGATCGTGGCGGACTACTACGGCGCCATGACACCGATCAACCAGCTGGCGTCGTTCTCGGTGCCCGAACCGCGGATGGCCGTGGTGACCCCGTTCGACAAGAGCGCGCTGCGCAACATCGAGCAGGCCATCCGGGACTCCGACCTGGGCGTCAACCCGAGCAACGACGGCAACATCATTCGCGTGAACTTCCCGGAGCTCACCGAGGAGCGCCGCCGGGAGTTCATCAAGGTCGCCAAGAACAAGGCCGAGGACTCGAAGATCTCGATCCGCAGCATCCGGCGCAAGGCCAAGGAGACCCTCGACAAGCTCGTCAAGGACAAGGAGTCCGGCGAGGACGAGGTGCGCCGGGCGGAGAAGGAGCTCGACGACACCACCGCGAAGTACGTCGCGCAGGTGGACGAGCTCCTCAAGCACAAGGAATCCGAGCTCCTCGAGGTCTGA
- a CDS encoding ABC transporter permease, with amino-acid sequence MALPLAFFALFFAYPVAAIVGRGLKDGGQWQLGRAGEVLSDPDVLHVLWFTVWQAAASTGLTLLIALPGAYVFARFEFPGKKLLRSVVAVPFVLPTVVVGSAFLALVGRGGVLDDLWGVRLDTSVWAILLAHVFFNYAVVVRTVSGLWGQLDPRQEEAARVLGASRWGAWRRVTLPALGPAVAAAALMVFLFTFTSFGVVQILGGPTFSTLEVEIYRQTADFLDLPTAAVLTMLQFAAVLALLGLHAWTVRRREATLTLVDPAQTVRRPRGAGQWTLLWGTLVVIVLLLVVPLAVLIERSFAGPDGYGFTFYRALQSAASMDSTFAVAPLNALWNSLAYGAAATLIALVVGGLAAAALTKRGGRLVRGFDALLMLPLGVSAVTVGFGFLITLDEPPLDLRSSWWLVPLAQALVGVPFVVRTMLPVLRAVDERLREAAAVLGASPWRVWREVDLPLVRRALLVAAGFAFAVSLGEFGATVFIARPDNPTLPVAVARLLGRAGELNYGQAMALSTILMVVCAGALLALERIRTDQAGEF; translated from the coding sequence ATGGCGCTGCCGCTCGCCTTCTTCGCGCTGTTCTTCGCCTACCCGGTCGCCGCGATCGTCGGGCGCGGGCTGAAGGACGGCGGGCAGTGGCAGCTCGGCCGGGCCGGGGAGGTGCTCTCCGACCCGGACGTCCTGCACGTCCTGTGGTTCACCGTCTGGCAGGCGGCGGCCTCGACCGGGCTCACGCTGCTGATCGCGCTCCCCGGCGCGTATGTCTTCGCGCGCTTCGAATTCCCCGGAAAGAAGCTGCTGCGGTCCGTGGTCGCGGTGCCGTTCGTCCTGCCCACGGTGGTGGTGGGGTCGGCGTTCCTGGCCCTGGTCGGGCGCGGCGGAGTGCTGGACGACCTGTGGGGCGTACGGCTGGACACGTCGGTGTGGGCGATCCTGCTGGCGCACGTCTTCTTCAACTACGCCGTGGTCGTACGGACCGTGTCCGGCCTCTGGGGGCAGCTCGACCCGCGGCAGGAGGAAGCGGCCCGGGTGCTCGGCGCGTCCCGCTGGGGCGCCTGGCGGCGGGTGACACTGCCCGCGCTGGGGCCGGCCGTCGCGGCCGCCGCACTCATGGTCTTCCTCTTCACCTTCACCTCCTTCGGTGTGGTGCAGATCCTGGGAGGGCCGACGTTTTCCACTCTGGAGGTGGAGATCTACCGGCAGACCGCCGATTTCCTGGATCTGCCGACCGCTGCCGTCCTCACGATGCTCCAGTTCGCCGCCGTACTGGCGCTGCTGGGCCTGCACGCCTGGACCGTACGGCGGCGGGAGGCCACCCTCACGCTCGTCGACCCGGCGCAGACGGTACGGCGGCCGCGCGGCGCCGGCCAATGGACGCTGCTGTGGGGGACGCTCGTCGTGATCGTGCTGCTGCTGGTGGTGCCGCTGGCGGTGCTGATCGAGCGGTCCTTCGCCGGGCCGGACGGCTACGGGTTCACGTTCTACCGGGCGTTGCAGTCCGCTGCCTCCATGGACAGCACCTTCGCCGTGGCCCCCTTGAACGCCTTGTGGAACTCGCTCGCGTACGGGGCCGCCGCCACGCTGATCGCCCTGGTGGTGGGCGGGCTGGCCGCGGCCGCGCTGACGAAGCGGGGCGGCAGGCTGGTGCGCGGGTTCGACGCGTTGCTGATGCTGCCCCTCGGGGTTTCGGCCGTGACCGTCGGGTTCGGCTTTCTGATCACTCTTGATGAGCCGCCGCTCGATCTGCGGTCGTCGTGGTGGCTGGTGCCGCTGGCCCAGGCCCTGGTCGGAGTGCCTTTCGTCGTACGGACCATGCTGCCCGTGCTGCGCGCCGTGGACGAACGGCTGCGGGAGGCCGCGGCGGTGCTGGGGGCCTCGCCGTGGCGGGTGTGGCGCGAGGTCGACCTGCCGCTGGTGCGGCGGGCCCTGCTGGTCGCCGCGGGCTTCGCGTTCGCCGTGTCGCTGGGCGAGTTCGGCGCGACGGTCTTCATCGCGCGGCCCGACAACCCGACGCTGCCGGTGGCCGTCGCTCGGCTGCTGGGACGCGCCGGAGAACTCAACTACGGACAGGCCATGGCACTGTCCACGATCTTGATGGTGGTGTGCGCGGGCGCGCTGCTGGCGCTGGAGCGCATCCGTACCGACCAGGCCGGAGAGTTTTAG
- the tsf gene encoding translation elongation factor Ts produces the protein MANYTAADVKKLRELTGAGMMDCKKALDEAEGSVDKAVEILRVKGQKGVAKRESRSAENGAVVSLISEDKTSGVLLELKCETDFVAKGEKFLAVANALAAHVAATSPADLETLLASEIEAGKTVQAYVDEANATLGEKIVLDRFAQFSGGYVAAYMHRTMPDLPPQVGVLVELDKENAETAKDVAQHIAAFAPKYLTREDVPADVVENERRVAEATSREEGKPEAALPKIVEGRVNGFFKENTLLAQPFAKDNKKSVEKVLNEAGVSLKRFARIRVGA, from the coding sequence ATGGCGAACTACACCGCCGCGGACGTCAAGAAGCTCCGTGAGCTGACCGGCGCCGGCATGATGGACTGCAAGAAGGCCCTGGACGAGGCCGAGGGCAGCGTCGACAAGGCCGTGGAGATCCTCCGCGTCAAGGGCCAGAAGGGCGTCGCCAAGCGCGAGAGCCGTTCGGCCGAGAACGGCGCCGTCGTCTCCCTCATCTCCGAGGACAAGACCTCCGGCGTCCTGCTGGAGCTGAAGTGCGAGACGGACTTCGTCGCCAAGGGCGAGAAGTTCCTGGCCGTCGCCAACGCGCTCGCCGCGCACGTCGCCGCCACCTCCCCGGCCGACCTGGAGACGCTGCTCGCCTCCGAGATCGAGGCCGGCAAGACCGTCCAGGCGTACGTCGACGAGGCCAACGCCACGCTCGGCGAGAAGATCGTCCTGGACCGCTTCGCGCAGTTCTCCGGCGGCTACGTGGCCGCTTACATGCACCGCACCATGCCCGACCTCCCGCCGCAGGTCGGCGTCCTGGTCGAGCTGGACAAGGAGAACGCCGAGACCGCCAAGGACGTCGCGCAGCACATCGCCGCGTTCGCGCCGAAGTACCTCACCCGTGAGGACGTTCCGGCCGACGTCGTCGAGAACGAGCGTCGCGTCGCCGAGGCCACCTCGCGTGAGGAGGGCAAGCCCGAGGCCGCCCTCCCGAAGATCGTCGAGGGTCGCGTCAACGGCTTCTTCAAGGAGAACACGCTGCTCGCGCAGCCCTTCGCGAAGGACAACAAGAAGTCCGTCGAGAAGGTCCTGAACGAGGCCGGTGTCTCGCTGAAGCGCTTCGCGCGCATCCGCGTCGGCGCCTGA
- a CDS encoding ABC transporter ATP-binding protein, whose amino-acid sequence MAEHADTADQALLRLDDVTVRFRTGQPPALDGVGLSVAAQEIVCVLGPSGSGKSTLLRVVAGLQAADTGRVLLQGRDQSGVPTHRRGVGLMFQDHQLFPQRDVGGNVAFGLRMRGASRAEQERTVAELLDLVGLPGAQRRAVAALSGGEQQRVALARALAPRPRLLMLDEPLGQLDRGLRERLVVELRRVFGELGTTVLAVTHDQGEAFALADRVVVMQEGRIAQSGTPLEVWQRPATEFVARFLGFDNVVEATVRGGSADTPWGKVPVPDGTPDGPCRLLVRPAGVRITAAADGLPCRVAARTFRGTHVALLLQPDTGPQVEAACALRDAPQDGESVGVTFAAEDVVVLDG is encoded by the coding sequence ATGGCGGAACACGCCGACACGGCGGACCAGGCGCTGCTGCGGCTGGACGACGTCACCGTCCGCTTCCGTACCGGGCAGCCGCCGGCGCTGGACGGGGTCGGCCTGAGCGTCGCCGCGCAGGAGATCGTCTGCGTGCTGGGGCCCAGCGGCAGCGGCAAATCCACGCTCCTGCGGGTCGTGGCGGGACTGCAGGCCGCCGACACGGGGCGCGTCCTCCTGCAAGGACGGGACCAGTCGGGCGTGCCCACACACCGCCGCGGCGTCGGGCTGATGTTCCAGGACCACCAGCTCTTCCCGCAGCGCGACGTCGGCGGGAACGTGGCCTTCGGCCTGCGCATGCGCGGCGCCTCACGTGCCGAACAGGAGCGTACGGTTGCCGAACTCCTGGACCTGGTCGGCCTGCCGGGCGCCCAGCGGCGCGCCGTGGCGGCGCTGTCCGGCGGCGAACAACAGCGGGTCGCGCTGGCCCGTGCCCTCGCACCGAGGCCACGGCTGCTGATGCTGGACGAGCCGCTCGGCCAGCTCGACCGCGGCCTGCGGGAGCGGCTGGTCGTCGAACTGCGGAGGGTCTTCGGCGAGCTCGGGACGACCGTGCTGGCCGTGACGCACGACCAGGGTGAAGCCTTCGCGCTGGCCGACCGGGTGGTGGTCATGCAGGAGGGGCGGATCGCGCAGAGCGGCACCCCGCTGGAGGTCTGGCAGCGTCCCGCCACCGAGTTCGTCGCCCGCTTCCTGGGCTTCGACAACGTGGTGGAGGCGACCGTACGGGGTGGATCGGCCGACACCCCGTGGGGCAAGGTCCCGGTGCCGGACGGCACACCGGACGGCCCGTGCCGCCTGCTGGTGCGCCCGGCCGGGGTGAGGATCACGGCTGCCGCGGACGGATTGCCGTGCAGGGTAGCCGCGCGCACCTTCCGCGGTACCCATGTCGCCCTGCTCCTTCAGCCGGACACCGGGCCGCAGGTGGAGGCCGCCTGCGCGCTGCGGGACGCACCGCAGGACGGCGAATCGGTGGGCGTCACCTTCGCGGCCGAGGACGTCGTGGTCCTGGACGGCTGA
- the pyrH gene encoding UMP kinase: MNQGADGADTAHKADSDGKGRFLLKLSGEAFAGGGGLGVDPDVVHAIAREIAAVVRDGYEIAIVIGGGNFFRGAELQQRGMDRARSDYMGMLGTVMNCLALQDFLEKEGIDCRVQTAITMGQVAEPYIPLRAVRHMEKGRVVIFGAGMGMPYFSTDTTAAQRALEVGAEAMLMGKNGVDGVYDADPKKFPDAVKFDALEYGEVITRDLKVADATAITLCRDNKLPILVFELLAEGNIARAVKGEKIGTLVSDQGTRA; the protein is encoded by the coding sequence ATGAATCAGGGTGCCGACGGCGCGGACACAGCCCACAAAGCCGACAGTGACGGGAAGGGACGCTTCCTTCTGAAGCTGTCGGGCGAAGCGTTCGCCGGCGGCGGCGGACTGGGTGTCGACCCCGATGTCGTGCACGCCATCGCCCGCGAGATCGCAGCCGTGGTCCGCGACGGCTACGAGATCGCCATCGTGATCGGCGGCGGCAACTTCTTCCGCGGCGCCGAACTGCAGCAGCGCGGCATGGACCGCGCCCGCTCGGACTACATGGGCATGCTCGGTACGGTCATGAACTGCCTGGCCCTCCAGGACTTCCTGGAGAAGGAGGGCATCGACTGCCGCGTACAGACCGCCATCACCATGGGACAGGTCGCGGAACCGTACATTCCGCTGCGCGCCGTCCGCCACATGGAGAAGGGCCGCGTGGTCATCTTCGGGGCGGGCATGGGCATGCCGTACTTCTCCACCGACACCACCGCGGCGCAGCGCGCCCTGGAGGTCGGCGCCGAGGCCATGCTGATGGGCAAGAACGGGGTGGACGGGGTCTACGACGCCGACCCCAAGAAGTTCCCGGACGCGGTGAAGTTCGACGCCCTGGAGTACGGCGAGGTCATCACCCGTGACCTCAAGGTCGCCGACGCGACCGCCATCACGCTCTGCCGTGACAACAAGCTTCCGATCCTCGTCTTCGAGCTGCTCGCCGAGGGCAACATCGCGCGCGCGGTGAAGGGTGAGAAGATCGGCACGCTCGTCAGCGATCAGGGCACCCGGGCCTGA